Proteins co-encoded in one Natronorubrum daqingense genomic window:
- a CDS encoding DUF7519 family protein: MTDATELDRSPATLSAWIAVWCGVFAWSVTVPYTIQGSVIGVLGVIFVAISLWQGERLLLSPGSSGLLLAILLAAGDGAPPLLVLVGTTATILAWDIGQHAISLGNQLGSEAETTRAELTHIASSALVGSGIVAVASVASTLPTQPQPLISIVFLLLAAGLLAIAFGPRDLLSIEIPE, translated from the coding sequence ATGACCGACGCGACCGAACTGGACCGGTCACCGGCGACGCTGAGCGCGTGGATCGCCGTCTGGTGTGGCGTCTTCGCCTGGAGCGTAACCGTCCCCTACACGATTCAGGGGTCCGTCATCGGCGTACTCGGCGTCATCTTCGTGGCGATCTCGCTCTGGCAGGGCGAGCGTCTGCTGCTCTCGCCCGGCTCGAGCGGCCTCCTCCTGGCCATTCTCCTCGCCGCCGGCGACGGGGCCCCGCCGCTCCTCGTGCTCGTCGGAACCACTGCGACGATACTCGCGTGGGACATCGGCCAGCACGCCATTAGTCTCGGAAACCAACTCGGTTCCGAGGCGGAAACGACGCGGGCGGAGTTGACTCACATCGCCTCGAGCGCCCTCGTCGGTTCGGGTATCGTCGCCGTCGCGTCCGTCGCTTCGACGCTGCCGACGCAGCCACAGCCCCTCATTTCGATCGTGTTCCTCCTGCTCGCTGCAGGACTGCTGGCGATCGCATTCGGGCCGCGGGACCTCCTGTCGATCGAGATTCCCGAGTGA